The following are from one region of the Mycolicibacterium diernhoferi genome:
- a CDS encoding DUF4190 domain-containing protein, with translation MSDGPPQPAPGDPGGPVEYPADAVLPPPVYPGPPGYPGWDPYRAPKPPGTNGKAIAALVCALAGLAFCGLPSVAGLVFGVIAMRETRRTGQDGYGLALAGAVIGGLITAGLVLLTLLWIGVVVSGFTLV, from the coding sequence GTGAGCGACGGCCCGCCGCAGCCCGCACCGGGCGATCCCGGGGGCCCGGTGGAGTATCCGGCCGACGCCGTCCTGCCGCCGCCGGTGTACCCGGGCCCGCCCGGCTATCCCGGTTGGGACCCGTACCGCGCCCCAAAACCGCCGGGCACCAACGGCAAGGCCATCGCCGCACTGGTCTGCGCCCTGGCCGGATTGGCGTTCTGCGGACTGCCATCGGTGGCCGGGCTGGTGTTCGGGGTCATCGCGATGCGCGAGACCAGGCGCACCGGCCAGGACGGTTACGGTCTTGCCCTGGCCGGAGCCGTCATCGGCGGCCTGATCACCGCCGGGCTGGTGCTGCTGACGCTGCTGTGGATCGGCGTGGTCGTCAGCGGCTTCACCCTGGTTTAG
- a CDS encoding carbohydrate ABC transporter permease: protein MGARRAAGWAVVNVLVVLYALFPVLWILSLSLKPTSTVKDGKLIPSEITFANYKAIFEGNMFTSALVNSIGIGLITTVIAVAIGGMAAYAIARLAFPGKKILVGVALLIAMFPQISLVTPIFNIERRLGLFDTWPGLIIPYITFALPLAIYTMSAFFKEIPWDLEKAAKMDGATPGQAFRKVIAPLAAPGIVTAAILVFIFAWNDLLLALSLTATDRAITAPVAIANFTGSSQFEEPTGSIAAGAMVITVPIIIFVLIFQRRIVAGLTSGAVKG, encoded by the coding sequence GTGGGTGCCCGCCGCGCGGCCGGCTGGGCGGTCGTCAACGTGCTCGTCGTGCTGTACGCGTTGTTCCCGGTGCTGTGGATCCTGTCGCTGTCGCTGAAGCCGACGTCAACGGTGAAGGACGGCAAGCTGATTCCGTCGGAGATCACCTTCGCCAACTACAAGGCCATCTTCGAGGGCAACATGTTCACCTCGGCGCTGGTCAACTCGATCGGTATCGGGCTGATCACCACCGTGATCGCGGTGGCGATCGGCGGGATGGCCGCCTACGCGATCGCCCGGCTGGCGTTCCCCGGCAAGAAGATTCTGGTCGGCGTCGCCCTGCTGATCGCGATGTTCCCGCAGATCTCGCTGGTCACACCGATCTTCAACATCGAGCGCCGGCTCGGGCTGTTCGACACCTGGCCCGGCCTGATCATTCCGTACATCACCTTTGCGCTGCCGCTGGCGATCTACACCATGAGCGCGTTCTTCAAGGAGATCCCGTGGGATCTGGAGAAGGCCGCCAAGATGGACGGCGCCACGCCCGGGCAGGCCTTCCGGAAGGTGATCGCACCGCTGGCCGCGCCCGGCATCGTCACCGCCGCCATCCTGGTGTTCATCTTCGCTTGGAACGACCTGCTTCTCGCGTTGTCGCTGACCGCGACCGACCGGGCGATCACCGCCCCGGTGGCCATCGCCAACTTCACCGGCAGCTCGCAGTTCGAGGAGCCGACCGGGTCGATCGCGGCGGGCGCGATGGTCATCACCGTGCCCATCATCATCTTTGTTCTCATCTTTCAGCGACGGATCGTGGCCGGGTTGACCTCCGGCGCGGTGAAGGGGTAA
- a CDS encoding carbohydrate ABC transporter permease, translating to MSTTTQTDDLASQRRLAFWLISPAVVLMLAVTAYPIIYAVWLSMQRYNLAAPDDTEFVGLDNYVTILTDRYWWTAFAVTLGITIVSVAIEFALGMALALVMHRTIFGKGTVRTAILVPYGIVTVAASYSWYYAWTPGTGYLANLLPEGSAPLTEQLPSLAIVVLAEVWKTTPFMALLLLAGLALVPQDLLNAAQVDGAGAWTRLTRIILPLIKPAILVALLFRTLDAFRIFDNIYVLTGGANDTGSVSILGYDNLFKAFNLGLGSAISVLIFLCVAVIAFIFIKIFGAAAPGSDDTAEGGR from the coding sequence ATGAGTACGACGACCCAGACCGATGACCTCGCCTCGCAGCGGCGGCTCGCCTTCTGGCTGATCAGCCCCGCCGTCGTGCTGATGCTCGCGGTGACGGCCTACCCGATCATCTATGCGGTGTGGCTGAGCATGCAGCGCTACAACCTGGCCGCACCCGATGACACCGAGTTCGTCGGGCTCGACAACTACGTCACCATCCTGACCGACCGGTACTGGTGGACGGCGTTCGCGGTGACGCTGGGTATCACCATCGTCTCGGTGGCCATCGAGTTCGCGCTCGGCATGGCGCTGGCGCTGGTCATGCACCGCACCATCTTCGGCAAGGGCACCGTCCGCACGGCGATCCTGGTGCCCTACGGCATCGTGACCGTCGCGGCGTCCTACAGCTGGTACTACGCGTGGACGCCGGGCACCGGCTATCTGGCCAATCTGTTGCCCGAGGGCAGCGCGCCGCTGACCGAACAGCTTCCGTCGCTGGCGATCGTGGTGCTGGCCGAGGTGTGGAAGACGACGCCGTTCATGGCCCTGCTGCTGCTGGCCGGTCTGGCCCTGGTGCCCCAGGACCTGCTGAACGCGGCCCAGGTCGACGGGGCCGGCGCCTGGACGCGGCTGACCAGGATCATCCTGCCGCTGATCAAGCCGGCCATCCTGGTGGCGCTGCTGTTCCGCACCTTGGACGCGTTCCGGATCTTCGACAACATCTACGTGCTGACCGGGGGTGCCAACGACACCGGCTCGGTGTCGATCCTGGGGTACGACAACTTGTTCAAGGCGTTCAACCTCGGACTCGGTTCGGCCATCAGCGTGCTGATCTTCCTGTGCGTGGCCGTCATCGCCTTCATCTTCATCAAGATCTTCGGAGCTGCCGCGCCCGGCAGCGACGACACTGCCGAGGGGGGTCGCTAG
- a CDS encoding ABC transporter ATP-binding protein, whose amino-acid sequence MAEIVLDRVSKSYANGATAVKDLSLTIADGEFIILVGPSGCGKSTTLNMIAGLEDITSGDLRIGGERVNEKAPKDRDIAMVFQSYALYPHMTVRQNIAFPLTLAKLSKDEINRKVEETAKILDLSQLLDRKPSQLSGGQRQRVAMGRAIVRSPKAFLMDEPLSNLDAKLRVQMRTEIARLQDRLGTTTVYVTHDQTEAMTLGDRVVVMLAGVAQQIGTPDELYHTPANLFVAGFIGSPGMNFFPATLTDGGIKLPFGEVVLTDEAQRVLDQHPKPANVIAGIRPEHFDDSTLIDSYTRIRGLTFEVDIDLVESLGADKYLHFRTEGSGAKAAQLAELAAESGAGENEFVARVSADSKATAGKKAELAVDTSKLILFDADSGVNLSIPPAG is encoded by the coding sequence ATGGCCGAAATCGTGCTGGATCGGGTGTCGAAGAGCTACGCCAACGGCGCCACGGCGGTGAAGGACCTGTCGCTGACCATCGCCGACGGTGAGTTCATCATCCTGGTCGGCCCGTCCGGGTGCGGAAAGTCCACCACGCTGAACATGATCGCCGGCCTGGAGGACATCACCTCCGGTGATCTGCGCATCGGCGGGGAACGGGTCAACGAGAAGGCGCCCAAGGACCGTGACATCGCCATGGTGTTCCAGTCCTACGCGCTGTACCCGCACATGACGGTGCGGCAGAACATCGCCTTCCCGTTGACGCTGGCCAAGCTGTCCAAGGACGAGATCAACCGCAAGGTGGAGGAGACCGCGAAGATCCTCGACCTGTCGCAGCTGTTGGACCGCAAGCCCTCCCAGCTCTCCGGTGGACAGCGTCAGCGGGTGGCGATGGGACGCGCAATCGTGCGCAGCCCCAAGGCCTTCCTGATGGACGAGCCGCTGTCGAACCTGGACGCCAAGCTACGCGTGCAGATGCGCACCGAGATCGCCCGGCTGCAGGACCGGCTGGGCACCACCACCGTGTATGTCACCCACGATCAGACCGAGGCGATGACGCTGGGGGACCGGGTGGTGGTGATGCTGGCCGGCGTCGCACAGCAGATCGGCACCCCCGACGAGCTGTACCACACCCCGGCGAACCTGTTCGTCGCCGGATTCATCGGCTCTCCGGGGATGAACTTCTTCCCGGCCACGCTGACCGACGGCGGCATCAAGCTGCCGTTCGGCGAGGTGGTGCTCACCGACGAGGCCCAGCGGGTGCTCGACCAGCATCCCAAGCCCGCCAACGTGATCGCCGGAATCCGGCCGGAGCATTTCGACGATTCCACGCTGATCGACTCGTACACCCGGATCCGCGGGCTGACCTTCGAGGTCGACATCGACCTGGTGGAGTCCCTCGGTGCCGACAAGTACCTGCACTTCCGCACCGAGGGATCGGGCGCGAAGGCGGCGCAGCTCGCCGAGCTGGCGGCGGAATCCGGTGCCGGTGAGAACGAGTTCGTGGCACGGGTTTCGGCCGATTCGAAGGCGACCGCCGGGAAGAAGGCGGAGCTGGCGGTGGACACCTCCAAGCTGATCCTGTTCGACGCCGACAGTGGGGTCAATCTGTCCATCCCGCCGGCGGGCTAG
- a CDS encoding magnesium transporter MgtE N-terminal domain-containing protein: MAAVTRVYAARLAGMVVLGPDGESIGRVRDVVVSISIVRQQPRVLGLVVELLTRRRIFVPILRVTAIEPHAVTLTTGNVSLRRFSQRPGEVLALGQVLETRVRVDDPDLEQLAGLDVVVVDLGIEQTRTRDWVVTKVAVRPQRRLGRRSNVYAVDWQRVQGLTPSGLAMPDQGVAQLLEQFQGQRPVEVADAVRELPPKRRFEVVNALDDERLADVLQELPEDEQVAVLRQLKTDRAADVLEAMDPDDAADLLGAMTPADAEQFLRRMDPEDSEDVRRLLSHSPNTAGGLMTSEPVVLAPDTTVAEALARVRDPDLTPALASLVFVVRPPTATPTGHYLGCVHLQRLLREPPATLVSGIIDTDLPNLRPEETLGALTRYFAAYNLVCGPVVDEENHLLGAVSVDDVLDHLLPDDWREGETEPVITPAGKTS, translated from the coding sequence ATGGCGGCGGTAACCAGGGTCTATGCGGCCCGCCTGGCGGGGATGGTCGTCCTCGGCCCGGATGGCGAGTCGATCGGCCGTGTCCGCGATGTGGTGGTGAGCATCAGCATCGTCCGCCAGCAGCCGCGCGTCCTCGGCCTTGTCGTCGAATTGCTCACCCGCCGAAGGATTTTCGTGCCGATCCTGCGGGTCACGGCGATCGAGCCGCACGCCGTCACGCTCACCACCGGCAACGTGTCACTGCGCCGGTTCAGCCAGCGCCCCGGTGAGGTGCTGGCGCTGGGCCAGGTGCTGGAGACCCGGGTCCGCGTCGACGACCCCGATCTGGAGCAGCTGGCCGGACTCGACGTGGTCGTCGTCGATCTCGGCATCGAGCAGACCCGCACCCGGGACTGGGTGGTCACCAAGGTGGCCGTGCGCCCGCAGCGCCGGCTCGGCCGGCGCAGCAACGTCTACGCCGTCGACTGGCAACGCGTCCAGGGCTTGACGCCGTCCGGTCTGGCCATGCCCGATCAGGGGGTGGCCCAGCTGCTGGAGCAGTTCCAGGGTCAGCGCCCCGTCGAGGTCGCCGACGCCGTCCGCGAGCTGCCGCCCAAGCGGCGGTTCGAGGTCGTCAACGCCCTCGATGACGAGCGACTGGCCGACGTGCTGCAGGAATTGCCCGAGGACGAGCAGGTGGCCGTGCTGCGGCAGCTGAAGACCGACCGGGCCGCCGACGTGCTGGAGGCGATGGATCCCGACGACGCCGCGGACCTGTTGGGCGCGATGACGCCGGCCGACGCCGAACAGTTCCTGCGCCGGATGGACCCCGAGGACTCCGAGGATGTCCGACGGCTGCTGAGCCACTCCCCGAACACCGCCGGCGGCCTGATGACCTCCGAGCCGGTGGTGCTGGCGCCGGACACCACGGTCGCCGAGGCGCTGGCGCGGGTGCGCGACCCCGACCTGACGCCGGCGCTGGCCTCGCTGGTGTTTGTGGTGCGCCCGCCCACCGCCACCCCGACCGGCCACTACCTGGGCTGTGTGCACCTGCAGCGGCTGTTGCGGGAGCCACCCGCCACGCTGGTCAGCGGCATCATCGACACCGATCTGCCCAACCTGCGACCGGAAGAGACGCTGGGGGCGCTGACCCGTTATTTCGCCGCCTACAACCTGGTCTGCGGGCCGGTGGTCGACGAGGAGAACCACCTGCTCGGCGCGGTGTCGGTCGACGATGTGCTCGACCACCTGCTGCCCGACGACTGGCGCGAAGGTGAGACCGAGCCGGTCATCACGCCCGCGGGGAAGACGTCATGA
- a CDS encoding general stress protein has protein sequence MSGPLQPRQTPGARTGGRNPAALPTPPKGWPIGAYPTYAEAQRAVDYLSDQQFPVQQVTIVGVDLMQVERVTGRLTWPKVLGGGVLSGAWLGLFIGLILGFFSPSPWGALATGLIAGVFFGLITSAIPYAMARGTRDFSSTMQLVAGRYDVICDPQSAEQGRDLLARLTI, from the coding sequence ATGAGCGGACCATTGCAGCCCCGCCAGACCCCCGGCGCGCGGACGGGAGGCCGCAACCCGGCGGCCTTGCCGACCCCGCCCAAGGGCTGGCCGATCGGGGCCTACCCGACCTACGCCGAGGCTCAGCGCGCGGTGGATTACCTCTCCGACCAACAGTTTCCGGTCCAGCAGGTCACCATCGTCGGCGTCGACCTGATGCAGGTGGAGCGGGTGACCGGCCGCCTGACGTGGCCGAAGGTACTCGGCGGTGGGGTGCTTTCGGGTGCCTGGCTGGGTCTGTTCATCGGCCTGATCCTGGGCTTCTTCAGCCCCAGCCCCTGGGGTGCGCTGGCCACCGGCCTGATCGCGGGCGTGTTCTTCGGCCTGATCACCTCGGCCATTCCGTACGCGATGGCCCGTGGCACAAGGGATTTCAGCTCCACCATGCAGCTGGTGGCGGGCCGTTACGACGTGATCTGCGACCCGCAGAGCGCGGAGCAGGGGCGGGATCTGCTGGCGCGCTTGACGATCTGA
- a CDS encoding DUF1003 domain-containing protein produces MTDSRRIDTPRVSRRRFTPQFDVEAAGRFGESFARFLGTGRYLAMQTVFVIVWILLNLSALTLQWDPYPFILLNLAFSTQAAYAAPLILLAQNRQENRDRVALEEDRRRAEQTKADTEFLARELAALRLAIGEVATRDYLRRELEELREMLVELSPPKPKKQKGKRANEADGGEPEPGPDAP; encoded by the coding sequence ATGACCGATAGCCGCCGCATCGACACCCCGCGGGTGTCCCGCCGGCGCTTCACCCCGCAGTTCGACGTGGAGGCGGCCGGCCGCTTCGGTGAATCGTTCGCCCGGTTCCTGGGAACCGGGCGCTACCTGGCGATGCAGACGGTGTTCGTCATCGTGTGGATCCTGCTGAACCTCTCGGCGCTGACCCTGCAGTGGGATCCGTACCCGTTCATTCTGCTGAACCTGGCGTTCTCCACCCAGGCCGCCTACGCGGCGCCGCTGATCCTGCTGGCCCAGAACCGCCAGGAGAACCGGGACCGGGTGGCCCTGGAGGAGGATCGCCGACGCGCCGAGCAGACCAAGGCCGACACCGAATTCCTGGCCCGCGAGTTGGCCGCGCTGCGATTGGCCATCGGCGAGGTTGCCACCCGCGATTACCTCCGCCGGGAACTCGAAGAACTGCGCGAAATGCTGGTCGAGTTGTCGCCGCCGAAGCCCAAGAAGCAGAAGGGCAAGCGGGCGAACGAGGCCGACGGTGGCGAACCCGAACCCGGTCCGGACGCGCCGTGA
- a CDS encoding HpcH/HpaI aldolase/citrate lyase family protein, giving the protein MDNVYRPRRTCLSVPGSSDKMIEKAKTLAADQVFLDLEDAVAADAKADARSRVAAALMEPGWSAGSLKGVRVNDWTTPWTHADVIDVVATAGSVLDIIVLPKVSDATHVHALDLLLTQLETIHGLPVGRIGIEPQIEDALGLTNVDAIAAAPRVQALVLGPGDMAASLNMRTLEVGGQPEGYDLGDAHHHVLMKILVAARARGINAIDGPYVKVRDVEGFRRVAGRSAALGYDGKWVLHPDQIAAGNELFSPRQADYDHAELILEAYEWHTSVAGGARGAVMLGDEMIDEASRKMALVVAGKGRAAGMSRTTAPYRPPA; this is encoded by the coding sequence GTGGACAACGTGTATCGCCCCCGCCGGACGTGTCTGTCGGTTCCGGGCAGTAGCGACAAGATGATTGAGAAGGCCAAAACGCTGGCCGCCGACCAGGTCTTCCTGGATCTGGAGGATGCGGTCGCCGCCGACGCCAAGGCCGACGCCCGGTCCCGGGTGGCCGCCGCCCTGATGGAGCCGGGATGGTCCGCCGGATCGCTGAAGGGGGTGCGGGTCAACGACTGGACCACACCGTGGACGCACGCCGACGTCATCGACGTGGTTGCCACCGCCGGTTCGGTGCTCGACATCATCGTGCTGCCCAAGGTGTCCGACGCCACCCACGTGCATGCGCTCGATCTGCTGCTGACCCAACTGGAGACCATCCATGGCCTGCCGGTGGGCCGGATCGGGATCGAACCGCAGATCGAGGACGCGCTCGGGCTGACCAACGTCGACGCCATCGCCGCCGCCCCGCGGGTGCAGGCCCTCGTACTGGGGCCCGGCGACATGGCGGCCAGCCTGAACATGCGCACCCTCGAGGTCGGTGGGCAACCCGAGGGCTATGACCTCGGCGACGCCCACCATCACGTGCTGATGAAAATCTTGGTCGCCGCCCGGGCACGCGGCATCAACGCGATCGACGGACCGTACGTGAAGGTGCGCGACGTCGAGGGGTTCCGCCGGGTGGCCGGACGATCGGCGGCACTGGGCTATGACGGCAAGTGGGTGCTGCACCCGGATCAGATCGCCGCGGGCAACGAACTGTTCAGCCCCCGCCAGGCCGACTACGACCACGCCGAGTTGATCCTGGAGGCCTACGAATGGCACACCTCGGTGGCCGGCGGAGCGCGCGGCGCGGTGATGCTCGGTGACGAGATGATCGATGAGGCCAGCCGGAAGATGGCGTTGGTGGTCGCGGGCAAGGGCCGGGCCGCGGGCATGTCGCGCACGACCGCGCCGTACCGGCCGCCCGCCTAA
- a CDS encoding lytic transglycosylase domain-containing protein, whose protein sequence is MRTVADSAPSTRGLLGLAVISPLVLTLGVGASAPVAKPVLETTVTPLAAVVPTPDGESGVSVVAAKKVPRPFQTAGSALSAPPPTAVVTSPGSLRIPTVALNAYRNAERMMAASAPGCGMSWNLLAGIGRIESMHANGGATDVNGTAVRPILGPALDGTLPGNEIIVQSRSNDRVTYARAMGPMQFLPGTWSRYASDGNGDGKTEVQNLYDATLAAARYLCSGGLSMRDQNQVMTAILRYNNSVAYARNVLGWAAAYATGVVPVDLPPITGSVPQLRDANVHLNSEAEGLGPGLPLNALGLPSTDPMAVMPFFDLGRANVADRLPVPPGPDQPAAVPNCAVFCIGENTPAPAPAAPPAPFNPFAPPPPAAPPALFNPFAPPPPAAAPAAPFNPFAPPPPAPAAPALPGMTGTGALPGPVD, encoded by the coding sequence ATGCGTACGGTGGCTGATTCCGCGCCGAGTACCCGGGGTTTGCTGGGTCTCGCCGTCATCAGCCCGTTGGTTCTGACGCTGGGCGTCGGCGCCTCCGCGCCGGTCGCGAAGCCGGTCCTGGAGACGACGGTGACCCCGCTCGCGGCCGTGGTCCCCACACCCGACGGCGAGTCCGGTGTCAGCGTCGTCGCGGCCAAGAAGGTCCCGCGGCCGTTCCAGACCGCGGGCAGCGCGCTGTCCGCCCCGCCGCCGACCGCGGTGGTCACTTCCCCTGGCAGCCTTCGCATTCCGACGGTCGCCCTGAACGCCTACCGCAATGCCGAACGGATGATGGCCGCCTCGGCACCCGGCTGCGGGATGAGCTGGAACCTGCTCGCCGGTATCGGCCGGATCGAATCCATGCACGCCAACGGCGGCGCCACCGACGTCAACGGCACCGCGGTGAGGCCCATCCTGGGGCCGGCACTGGACGGCACCCTGCCCGGCAACGAGATCATCGTGCAGAGCCGCAGCAACGACCGGGTGACCTACGCCCGGGCGATGGGCCCGATGCAGTTCCTGCCCGGAACCTGGTCGCGGTACGCCTCCGACGGCAACGGTGACGGCAAGACCGAGGTGCAGAACCTGTACGACGCGACCCTGGCCGCGGCCCGCTACCTGTGCAGCGGCGGGCTGAGCATGCGTGATCAGAACCAGGTGATGACGGCGATCCTGCGCTACAACAACTCTGTCGCCTACGCCCGCAATGTGCTCGGCTGGGCCGCGGCCTACGCGACCGGTGTGGTCCCGGTGGACCTGCCGCCCATCACCGGGTCGGTTCCGCAGCTCAGGGATGCCAATGTGCATCTGAACAGCGAGGCCGAGGGTCTGGGCCCCGGGCTGCCACTGAACGCGCTCGGATTGCCGTCGACCGACCCGATGGCCGTGATGCCGTTCTTCGACCTGGGCCGGGCCAACGTGGCCGACCGGCTGCCGGTGCCGCCCGGACCGGATCAGCCCGCGGCGGTCCCGAACTGCGCGGTGTTCTGCATCGGGGAGAACACCCCGGCCCCGGCACCCGCCGCGCCGCCGGCACCGTTCAACCCGTTCGCCCCGCCGCCACCCGCGGCACCGCCGGCGCTGTTCAACCCGTTCGCCCCGCCGCCACCGGCGGCCGCGCCTGCGGCGCCGTTCAATCCGTTCGCGCCGCCACCGCCCGCCCCGGCGGCACCGGCGCTGCCGGGGATGACCGGAACCGGCGCGCTGCCCGGCCCCGTGGACTGA
- a CDS encoding DUF4190 domain-containing protein, whose protein sequence is MSNPGEDTGATPPSDEGSGSEPTAAGYEAPPIEQTPPPAPSYPPPPAYGNYDPPPAYQQPDPALQFPPPGQDAAGFPPPFPPPGQVAPGYGATGYLPPPPGYGAPGFGAPPFGTPPAPGYPALPPPYGATPGYGGYGPPPPSGTNSLAIGSLIASLVGVICGIGSIIGIVLGVIALNQIKQSNQGGRGLAIAGIAVGGFSLVISLVWAFSLL, encoded by the coding sequence ATGAGCAATCCGGGTGAGGACACAGGCGCGACACCACCATCGGATGAGGGTTCCGGTTCCGAGCCGACCGCCGCCGGGTACGAGGCGCCGCCGATCGAGCAGACCCCGCCGCCCGCCCCGAGTTACCCGCCGCCGCCGGCGTACGGCAACTACGACCCGCCGCCTGCCTATCAGCAGCCCGATCCCGCGCTGCAGTTCCCGCCGCCGGGCCAGGACGCCGCCGGCTTCCCGCCGCCGTTCCCCCCGCCGGGACAGGTCGCACCCGGCTACGGGGCGACCGGCTATCTCCCGCCGCCGCCCGGTTACGGTGCGCCGGGTTTCGGGGCACCGCCGTTCGGCACGCCCCCGGCGCCGGGTTATCCCGCGCTGCCACCGCCCTACGGTGCGACCCCCGGCTACGGCGGTTACGGCCCGCCGCCGCCGTCCGGCACGAATTCGTTGGCGATCGGATCGTTGATCGCCTCGCTCGTCGGAGTCATCTGCGGCATCGGGTCGATCATCGGGATCGTGCTCGGTGTCATCGCCCTCAACCAGATCAAGCAGAGCAACCAGGGCGGCCGCGGCCTGGCGATCGCCGGCATCGCCGTCGGCGGGTTCTCACTGGTGATCAGCCTCGTGTGGGCCTTTTCGCTGCTGTGA
- a CDS encoding ABC transporter substrate-binding protein, with translation MLNRRLCAAVMAAVTAGSVATACGSGDDGIVISFYTPANEMATFTAVANKCNEEFGGRFTVKQVSLPKGADDQRLQLARRLTGNDKSLDVMALDVVWTAEFAEAGWALPLSDDPAGQAEADATENTLPGPLETAKWQDKLYAAPITTNTQLLWYRADLMAAPPTTWDQTVAEAKRLHAAGGPSWIAVQGKQYEGLVVWFNTLLESAGGRVLSEDGKTVTLTDTPEHRAATVKALQIIKDVATAPGADPSITQTDEGTARLALEQGKAALEVNWPFVLPSMLENAVKGGVAFLPLNEDPALGGAINDAGSFSPTDEQFDIAYEASKKVFGFAPFPGVRDGEPARVTLGGLNLAVGKNTQHKAEAFEAIRCLRNVDNQRYTSVEGGLPAVRASLYDDPAFQEKYPQYDIIRQQLTNAAVRPATPVYQSVSTRISATLAPIDQIDPERTADELAEQVQKAIDGKGLIP, from the coding sequence GTGCTCAATCGACGACTCTGTGCTGCGGTGATGGCTGCGGTGACGGCCGGGTCGGTGGCCACCGCGTGCGGCTCCGGCGACGACGGCATCGTCATCAGCTTCTACACCCCGGCGAACGAGATGGCGACGTTCACCGCGGTGGCGAACAAGTGCAACGAGGAATTCGGCGGCCGGTTCACCGTCAAGCAGGTGTCGTTGCCCAAGGGCGCCGACGATCAGCGGCTGCAACTGGCGCGCCGGCTCACCGGCAACGACAAGTCGCTCGACGTGATGGCCCTCGACGTGGTCTGGACCGCGGAGTTCGCCGAGGCCGGCTGGGCGCTTCCGCTGTCCGACGATCCGGCCGGTCAGGCCGAGGCCGACGCGACGGAGAACACGCTGCCCGGCCCGCTGGAGACCGCAAAGTGGCAAGACAAGCTGTATGCCGCGCCGATCACCACGAACACCCAATTGCTTTGGTACCGCGCCGATTTGATGGCCGCCCCGCCGACAACCTGGGATCAGACGGTGGCCGAGGCCAAGCGGCTGCACGCCGCGGGCGGCCCCAGTTGGATTGCGGTACAGGGCAAGCAGTACGAGGGCCTGGTGGTGTGGTTCAACACCCTGCTGGAAAGCGCCGGCGGTCGGGTGCTCTCCGAGGACGGCAAGACCGTCACCCTGACCGACACCCCCGAACACCGGGCCGCCACGGTCAAGGCGCTGCAGATCATCAAAGACGTTGCCACCGCGCCGGGTGCGGACCCCTCGATCACCCAGACCGACGAGGGCACCGCGCGCCTGGCGCTGGAGCAGGGCAAAGCCGCACTCGAGGTCAACTGGCCGTTCGTGCTGCCGTCGATGCTGGAGAACGCGGTCAAGGGCGGCGTGGCCTTCCTGCCGCTCAACGAGGATCCGGCCCTGGGCGGCGCGATCAACGACGCAGGCAGCTTCTCGCCGACCGACGAGCAGTTCGACATCGCCTATGAGGCAAGCAAGAAGGTGTTCGGGTTCGCGCCCTTCCCGGGTGTGCGTGACGGGGAGCCTGCCCGGGTGACGCTCGGCGGGCTGAATCTCGCGGTCGGCAAGAACACCCAGCACAAGGCCGAGGCCTTCGAGGCCATCCGGTGCCTGCGCAACGTCGACAACCAGCGCTACACCTCGGTGGAGGGCGGGCTGCCCGCGGTGCGTGCGTCGCTGTACGACGACCCGGCGTTCCAGGAGAAGTACCCGCAGTACGACATCATCCGGCAGCAGCTCACCAACGCCGCGGTCCGCCCGGCGACGCCGGTGTACCAGTCGGTGTCGACCCGCATCTCGGCCACGCTGGCGCCGATCGACCAGATCGACCCCGAGCGCACCGCCGACGAGCTGGCCGAGCAGGTGCAGAAGGCCATCGACGGCAAGGGGCTCATTCCGTGA